Part of the Prochlorococcus sp. MIT 0603 genome is shown below.
ATTTCAATAGCTTGTTTAATTTGTGTGACTCCACAGATCTTAACAGCTGTTGGTGGTTGAGAATTCATCTTCAACGTAAATGGACTATTCCCTTTATAGGGTTGAAGTACTTTATTATCACCTTTTTTAGTTTTCAGGAGGATTAATTTTGGAAGGGATAGAGGTTATAAAGTTAAAGGGAATCTCTTTAAAGGTTCATCCAAGTTGGTTTTTTATACTGATTATTTTCACTCGTCTATCGCAGATTCAATTTTCCAGAACATTTGAAGGTCAACTCCCTATATGGCAAGGTTGGTGTATTGGCTTTTTGATATCTATAGCATTACTAATATCAGTTGTTTTACGAGAGCTGGGACATTCTTTTATGGCTTTGAATGAGGGGGTAAAAGTTTCTGGCATTACGGTAGTTTCTTTTGGTGGTATTAAAAGAGTAGATAAACAATGTTCTACTGCTATGGCAACTCTTCGAGTTGCCATAGCAGGACCTTTAGTAAATATTTCGCTTGGGATGTTATTTTTGATTTTTGCCAGAGTTGGTAGCAGTTTTAACCCTGTTTTTGTAGAGTTATTGATTAGGATTGGAATCATTAATATACTTTTGGCGGTTGTAAATTTATTACCAGGCTTACCTTTAGATGGGGGCGTGATATTAAAATCATTAGTTTGGCATTTTACTGGTAGTCAGCGTAAAGGACACAAAGCTGCTAATGCCTCAGCGCGTGTTTTTTCATTGATTGTGATTTTTATTGGAGGGTTGACTTTTACAGTTAAAGGAGCTGGCTTCTTGGCGCTCTGCTTAATAATCATGGGCTGGTTTGGATTTACTGCGTCAAGATCTCAAGACCAAATAATGATTGTTCAGCAAGCTTTATCAGATTTAAGTGTTTCTGAGGCTGCTAGAAAACGCTTCCGTGTTCTTGATCAAGATCAATCACTTAAAAGGCTTAGCGAATTAGGCTTAAACTCTTCTAATTCCAAGGAAAATAATTTGGAAGAATGGGTTCTTTTGTGTAGTTCTGGGCGTTGGGTTGGTTATGTAACTAGCGAATTGTTGATGGATGTTCCTTCCGAATATTGGGATCAGTATCTATTGGCCAATTATAAGAAACCTCTTTCTGAGCTTCCATCGATTAATGATTGCAGCCCACTTTGGAAGGCTGTTTTGAAATTGGATAGTATCAATAAACAAAGGCTATTAGTCTTTAATGCTGCAGGCTTGCCTTGCGGAACTATAGACAAAGTTGATCTTGCACAGATAGTTTTAAAAAAGCTTGGGATTGAACTTCCTCAGAATCTCCTAGAGATGGCGAGAAAAAATAATATTTACCCTTTAGGTATATCTCTGAGCAAGATTGTTGAAGGAATGGTTTCCTCAGGGTTAATTCAAAGGACTCAATCTCAGAGAGTGACTAAGTAGGCTTTTGAATTTTTAGAAATTTCTTCTAATTCATTTAATTGAAAATCTTTTTGAATCCAGTTAATCGAAGGCCAATGCTTGCATAGTGATTTTGCAAGAATTTTTTCTAGGTCCATTCTTGGGATGTTTTGTGGAGCTGCTTTTGGAGGCTCAGAGTTGAAAACATCATGCCAAAGATCTAGAGGTGGATCTAAAAGTATCTCACCATGTTGAAGTACATTTCCCCCACGCCAAAATTGAGCACTGCCTATTCTTTTAAGCCCTTTTTTATCAACTAGATCTGCATTACTGGATGTAGAGAAGCAATTCCCAGTAGGCAAAGCAATTGTATTGCCAAACTTTAAGTTTAGGCCTAGTTCTGCGAAACTATTGATTAACCATTGACTTGCTTTTATATAGGCTTGGTTTCTTTTTCGAGGTGGAGATTTCCAGGCAAGGGAGTATGTTAATCCTCCTGAATGAAGAACAGCTCCTCCACCACTTGGTCTTCTGACTAGATTTAATTTTCTGTTTTTGACTAAAGTGGCCCAATGCTTTGGGAAATCTTTTTGATGATGACCAATTGAGAGCCAATTCCCTTCCCATCTGTAAAAACGAATGGATATTTCGAGATCAGATGTCCGATTCAAATTTTCAAGCATCATTACATCAGAGGCCATTTGAAAAGGACCGTTAAGGACGGAGAAATTAATTATTTGACCATGTTTCATTTGATATTTATAGGAATTTGTCTAGACCTAATAACTAGAAGATGAGAAATATGAAAAGGGTCTCATATATTGAAGTTTAGAATTTTCCATTAAATATTGTAAGAAAGTGCATTGATCCATGACAGGGTTTTGCAAAATTCCCCATTTTTGACAATTTAAGTTGACAATATTAATAGTTCTAATGTTTTCCATGGAGACCTCAACCACTATTGATCTTGCCGGCCTTTGCTTAGTGGTGGTTATGCATGCGGGAATATTGGCTTTGAGATTAGGAATTAGTCTAAGAAAAGCTTGATTAGCTTTAATTGGCATATCTCTCTGCTTTACGGTAAAAGCAAGTAAATACAATAATATTATTTTTGGCTCAATCTCATGTGAATGCGAGAGATTCAGTCACTCGTTCAATTCGTTCTTCAAGAAGTAATCTTGAAGTTGGTAAGACTTCTCCCCAGGATAGGCTAGATGCTTCAACGTTGGCCTCTAGGCTTCAACTTCAGGAAGAGCAGCGTGAACTAACTTATACCTTAGTATCTTTATTTATAAAGTCAGGAATTCTGATAATTGCTATAGCCAGTTTTTTCAAGCTAGGGATGGCTTCCCATCAAAGAATTAATCGTAATCATGAAATTGCTTCAGTTCTTAGGATGGAAAAAAATAAGCTTGAGAGATTGTATTTGAAATTTGATAGATTGTTTTCTATAGGGGGAAAAGATCGATTAATGGATGAGCAAGATCAATGGATTGAACCCAAAAGCAGGCGAATCATTTGGCGTTAAAAATATTTTCTAATGTTTCTTTGATTCTTCGGGGTTACACTGTTTACTGAGTAGTGCTAATAAATTTTATATGGCCTTATTTCAATCTGCACCAGGTACTGTTCTTATAACTGGGACAACTTCAGGAGTTGGTCTTTATGCAACAAAAGCTTTGGTGGATTTAGGTTGGAAAGTTATCACTGCCAATCGATCTCCAATTAAAGCGGAGGATGCGGCAGTTAAATTAGGATTGCCGTTTAGATGTCCAAATCAGCTTCAACATATTTATTTAGATCTTTCTGATTTAGAGAGCATTCGTGTTGAGACCAAAAAACTTTTGATTTCTCTGGAACAGCCTTTGGATGCCTTGGTTTGTAATGCTGCTGTTTATATGCCAAGACTATTGAAACCTCAGCGATCACCTCAAGGGTACGAGCTTTCTATGGCTACAAATCATTTTGGCCATTTCCTTCTAATTCAACTTTTATTGGATAATTTAAGTGATTCCAAACGACCAGTCTGGAAGGGGCGTTCATGGGGTATTGAATCCTCGAGAATTGTCATGCTAGGAACAGTGACAGCTAATTACACCGAATTAGGAGGGAAAATCCCAATCCCAGCGCCAGCCGACTTAGGAGATTTATCTGGCTTTAAGCAAGGTTTCATTGACCCAATTTCGATGGCTAGTGGGAAACGTTTTAAACCAGGGAAGGCCTACAAAGACAGCAAGCTTTGCAATATGATCACCATTCAAGAGCTTGATAGAAGGTATAAGGATTCTTCTATTGTATTTAGTTCTCTTTATCCAGGATGTGTTGCAAATACAAAGCTTTTTAGAAATACACCTAAGATATTTCAATGGCTTTTCCCTCTATTTCAAAGGTTTATAACAGGAGGCTTTGTTAGTCAGACGTTAGCAGGTAAAAGGGTGGCTCAAGTCGTTTCCAATCCTGAATTTGGAATTTCTGGTGTCCACTGGAGCTGGGGAAATAGACAAAAGAAAAATGGCGAACAATTTTCTCAAAAATTATCTGAACGTATTACTGATCCTTTAACAGCAAAGAATGTTTGGGAATTATCTATGAAGCTAATAGATTCGAATTAATTTACTTTAATGTTCTTAGTCAAAACCAAGTAAGTCAAAAATCTCTCTGTCTTTTAATGGTTCAGCCTCCAAAGGTTCAACGTCGTTAATCATTTTCTTTGCAAGTGATAGGTATTCGTTTTGAACTTCTAATACGCCTTCTTCTTCAGCATCCATTTCAAAGATTGTGCACTTTTTAAGCCTTGATCGACGAATGGCATCTACATTTTTAAAATGAGCCATAGTCTTCAGGCCAGTCCTTTCATTGAATTTCTCTATTTGATCTAATTCAGCTGAGCGATTTGCAATGACTCCACCAAGTCTAACTTTGTAGTTTTTGGCTTTAGCATTTATTGCTGCAACTATTCGATTCATTGCAAAAATCGAGTCAAAATCATTTGCTGTAACTATCAAGCAATAGTTGGCATGTTGTAACGGTGCTGCAAATCCACCGCATACAACATCTCCTAATACATCAAATATGACTACATCGGTGTCTTCAAGAAGATGGTGTTCTTTTAAAAGCTTGACAGTTTGTCCTGTGACGTATCCTCCACACCCTGTCCCGGCTGGAGGTCCTCCACTCTCAACACATTGAACCCCGTTAAATCCTTCAAACATAAAGTCTGTTGGTCTAAGTTCCTCACTGTGAAAATCAACTTCTTCAAGAATATCAATAACGGTAGGAACCATTTTATGTGTGAGCGTGAAAGTGCTGTCATGCTTTGGATCACAACCAATTTGCAAGACCTTTTTTCCTAGTTTTGAAAAGGCTGCGGATAGGTTTGAGGATGTTGTGGATTTACCAATTCCTCCTTTCCCATAAACAGCAATTACTAGAGCACCTTCTTCTATTTTGACTTTTGGATCTAGTTTTACTTGAACACTTCCTTCCCCATCTGAACGATTGGTTAAAGTTGTAGTCATCAATTAAAGCCTCTTGTTATTTCAAACAGATCTTTATATTCAAGCAGGAATTTGATTCGTTGGTAAATGTTTAGTTAATTAGATACAAGTAGTTCTTAATAGAGTTTTGGTATCTAAACTTTTGCAAATAATAGGGGTAAATACTCATAACTTATTGATTGCTTTTGGGCATAATTTATTTCGCGAAATGAGCTTTTGCGTCTAATAAGGTCTCTCCATTGATTTCAGTACAACCTGCTTCTCGAGCATATATCTCAGTATTTCTTCTAACTTTTCCTCTTACAAAAAATGGGATTTTAGCTAATTCTGATTCACCTTCCTTGGTCCAATGAAGAGCTTTTTGAGAATCTATTTTATTGCTCAACTCTTGTATGGGTGCATTTTGGCTTGATACTTCGTTTGTGGAGGAATGGCCTCCAAGATGACCCAAGTGGCTTTGATGTCCATCTGTAAACTCAAAGTCATGACGAAACATTCCTATTAGATGCTCTTCTAGTCCCATCATTAGAGGATGAACCCAATCGTCAAATATTACATTTGCTCCCTCCCAGCCCATTTGAGGGCTATAGCGTGCAGGAACATCTTGAACGTGCATAGGGGTGCTTATTACGGCGCACGGAATACCAAGTCTTTTGGCGCTATGCCTTTCCATTTGTGTTCCAAGAACTAGTTCTGGTGCGGACTCTTTTATTGCTTCTTCGACTTCTAAATAGTCGTTTGTAATTAAGGCTTCTATCTCATGTTCTTTGGCTGCAGAACGTACTTTGCGAGCCATTTCCCTGCTATAAGTTCCCATCCCTACTACTTCGAATCCTAGCTCTTCTTTTGCAATTCTTGCTGCGGCTAAGACATGGGTGCCATCCCCAAAAATGAACACTCTTTTACCTGTTAGGTAATTAGAATCAACAGACTTTGAATACCAAGGTAGCTTTGATTGATTGTTTTGATTAATTGAGCTCGACAGTTCAAGGCCTAGTAATTCATGAAGTTCATCAAGGAACTCATGCGTTGCTTTGACGCCAATAGGGATTGTTTTTGTGAAAGGGATATTGAAATTTCGTTCAAGCCAAATACAAGTCGATTCAGCTATCTCTGGATATAAGCAAATATTTACATCTGCTTTCGGGAGTCTGGTTATGTCAGCAGGTGATGCTCCAAGAGGAGCGATGACATTAATATCAATTCCATGTTCTCCAAGGATTTTTTGAATTTCCAATACATCATCTCTACATCTGAAACCAAGCAAAGATGGACCTAGTAAATTTACTCTTGGCCTTCTACCTTCATCTTTCCAGGATGTTTTAGATTGTTTTAGAGTTTCTTGTGGAATATCTTTTAAGAGGCCTCTAACTAGTTGATAGAGAGTCTCTGCTGCCCCCCAGTTTTCTTTTTTGCTATACGCAGGAAGTTCTAGGCCAACAATGGGAAGATCTAATCCCAATCCCTTGGCAAGAGAACCCGGTTGGTCTTGTATTAATTCAGCAGTGCAACTTTCGCCAACGAGAAGTGCCTCCGGTTTGAAGCGTTCTACAGCTTCATGAATATGCCCTTTAACTAATTCTGCAGTATCTCCTCCTAAATCTCTTGCTTGAAAAGTTGTATAGGTTACTGGAGGTCTAGTGCCTCTGCGTTCAATCATGGTAAAGAGAAGGTCTGCATATGTATCTCCTTGAGGCGCATGCAATACGTAATGGACGCCTTTCATTGATGATGCGATTCTCATTGCACCTATATGAGGGGGGCCTTCATAGGTCCAAAGTGTTAGTTCCATGGTTTTAAGCGGTTTCTAGGGTTTTAGGATTCAGGATGTTATGCCGATGTAATGGCCTTGCGAAAAGTTCAGCAAGATCAGAGGCTTGGTCAATTCCATGAATGGGACTAAATACCATTTCGATAGACCATTTTGTTGATATACCTTCTGCTTCTAAAGGATTAGCTAGTCCCATCCCACATACAACTAAATCAGGATTGCTATCCCTTACTCGGTCTAGCTGTTTTTCTACATGTTGGCCTTCAACAATTCGAGTTGAATCTGGAAGAAGTTCTAGTTCAGATTGCATCATCTCCCGGTTTAGATAAGGTACTCCTACTTCAATAAGCTCCATTCCACATTCGTTATTTAAGAAGCGTGCAAGAGGGATTTCTAGTTGTGACTCTGGTAAAAGAAAAAGTTTTTTACCTGATAATTTTTCGGCATAAGGTTTTAAAGCTTTTTTAGCTCTAAGAATTAAGGGCGATAATGTTGATTCGACAAGGGATTGATTAACTTTGAATGCATTTGCAGCGGCTTCTATCCACAACCTGCTCCCATCTATACCTAGTGGGAAAGGGGCTTGTAGTATTTCCGCTCCTCTATTTTTAAGTTCTCTAGCGGTATCTGTTAAATAGGGTTGAACTAATAAAACTTTAGTTCCAGGTCCTATAGAAGGTAATTGAGTTGATTGCCTCGGAGGGAAGCTTTCAATTTTTTGTATACCTAACCTCTTAAAGATTGTTTTCAACCTATCTTCAACTGGATTAGCCAGTGTCCCTACAAGAAGTAATTGCTCTTCTTTGCTAGATGGCAAAAGAGGGACTAATGCTTTTAGAGCTCCATCTTCTCCTTGTGTAAAAGTTGTTTCAATACCACTCCCTGAGTAATTCAAAACAGTCACTTGCCCATTGAATTGGCTGTTTAACCTTTCTGCTGCTCTGGATAGATCTATTTTTATAACTTCGCTTGGACAAGAACCTACGAGGAAAAGCGTGCGAATTTCTGGCCGTCTCTTTAAAAGGTTTTTAACCACACGATCTAGTTCTTCATGAGCATCAGCAAGGCCAGCAAGATCTCTTTCTTCCAGGATCGCAGTCCCAAATCTAGGTTCCGCAAAAATCATCACCCCAGCAGCACTCTGAATAAGGTGAGCACAAGTTCTTGATCCCACTACAAGGAAAAAAGCATCTGGCATGCGTCTGTGAAGCCAAACGATAGAGGTAAGCCCACAAAAGACTTCTCTGGGACCAGTTTCCTTTAGCAGCGTTGAGCCGCTCATATTTTGAATTTAAGTTCTATCTTTAACTTGCATCTAATAATCGAAAGATGCAATTACTATCAGGAAAAATTCGGAATTCAATATATATTTTGTTGCTTTTTGTTTTTAGCTTTTCTCTTGAAAACTTGCTTGCTTGGTCAAAAACACTCGAATATTAGTTCCTCCAATATGTTGTTTCTTTGTCTTCAGCCCGAGATAGTTTCCAAACATTTCTACTGATTCTTTGAGCTAAAAGGCCACCGCGCTCTGTTTTAGATGAGCCAGGCTTTGCTCCTAGAAGATATTTAACCTCACTAGTGCTTAGTGGAGCACCTGTTTTTGTGGCCAAGTCTATAAGTTCGAGGCGTTGTCGAAGATTATGTAGGTCAAACTTCTCTTCATTATCTTCAACTAATCTTAATCTTGAAGTTCCTACTCGAGATATTTTTTGCATCATGCCTAGTCCTACTAATCCAAGGGCTTGTTCAGGGTTTAACTCGCTTGGTATAGCTTGAGAGTTTGTATTGGGATTGGGTGAGGCAGACATCTTTTTTCATTGTATTTCTTAGAAGGTATCGGTTCGGATTTAAGCTTGCAAGACTTTGTTGTTTACTAAAACTACAACCTTTGAGGTATTATCCCTCCCATGAGTGCTTTGACTGGCTTTCCAAATGATGAGCGGAGACTCTCTGGGAGTTCGCTTGTAACAGGTTCTGAGGTTGGCCCTCAGGCTGGAGCAAGCTGCGTTATTACTACTGACTCGGAAAAATCACTTGTATCTCGTCAGGCTAGTCATGTTCAACAAATTGAGTTAAGAACGTACGTATTTTTAGATTCACTTCAACCTCAGCTTGCTGCCTATATGGGTACAGTGAGCCAAGGGTTCCTTCCTATCCCTGGTGATGCTTGTCTTTGGATGGAAGTGTCTCCAGGCATGGCTGTTCATAGAGTTACTGATATCGCTCTGAAAGCGAGCAACGTTAGGCTAGGTCAAATGGTTGTAGAAAGGGCTTTTGGTTCTTTAGCTCTTTATCATCGAGATCAAAGTACTGTTCTTCATTCTGGTGATGTTGTATTAGATGCCATTGGAAGTAGCGTTGATAGACGAACTAAGCCTCAAATTAGCTGGACTGAAGTTATTAGAGCTATTACGCCAGATCATGCTGTTTTGATTAACCGTCAAAACAGAAGAGGATCTATGATCCAATCTGGAATGAGTATGTTTATTTTAGAAACTGAGCCAGCAGGCTATGTTTTAATGGCTGCAAATGAAGCAGAGAAGGCTTCTAATATTACTGTTGTTGATGTAAAAGGAGTTGGTGCCTTTGGTAGGCTAACTCTAGCTGGCAAAGAGGGTGACGTTGAAGAGGCGGCAGCAGCTGCAATGAGATCAATTGATCAGATAAACCGTCAATAATAAAGAGAGAATATTGTTCACTGGAGCCCGATTGTTTTAAGAAGATAAGGGGCCAATGCTCTTGCTGCTTTTCCTCTGCTTCCTAATTTTGTTAATTGTTCTTGGCTGAGCTCCCCATAAGTACAATTTGCTTCTCTTACCCAAAAGATCGATTCAAATTCGCCTTTTGGGTATGCAGGTTTTCTTAAGATCTCACCCCAACAGGTTCCTTGTGCATCATGAATGTGATTACCTTCTGGATCGCATAGAACCATTACGCTGCAAAAGCGAGCACTTCGATATGGCGTGTCTGCAAGTTCGTTTAGAAGCTTGTTGACCTTGATTTCGTTAGATTCAGCAAATCGTGCAGAGTAAATACCTGGTCCACCTTGCAAGGCATCTACTTCTAATCCAGAATCATCTGCAATTGTCCATGAGTTAGTTAATTTTGCAGTTGCTTTTGCTTTTAATATGGCATTCTCTAAATAAGTTGACCCACTTTCTTCTACTTCAAAATTGTCTGGCTGACGTTGAACTTTCAGAGGGAGAGGCCCTAGCATGAATTCAATTTCTGCAACCTTTTTAGGGTTCCCACTAGCAATTGTAAGTAGTGGTTTGATCAACATAAAGAGTTTTTAAATCTAGTTAGGTGTTGGCTTATTAAAGTACTCGATAAATAATTTGAGACAGGATGGGGTTGAACATTCCATACCTAGGCTATGCCTTGGGCACCTGCCTCTGTTAAAGAAAATAATCCTAAAAAGGAAATAACACAAATGTTTGTTTGGCGGTGCTGACGAGATATTTAACAGCCTCTTGTATCAGTCAGCGCAAGGGTGATAAGTTTATCTTATCAATGAGAGAGGATACCGTGATCGCTTTTTTAATGAATTTCCCTTGACGTACAAGTGCTTAAGAAGTCATTGTCTGTTGTGAACATTCCAAACCTTTATTTCTCGTAAGGCATATGGCTAACGAAACTATGGGCATCGCACTCGGCATGATCGAGACTCGCGGACTTGTCCCAGCTATTGAAGCTGCTGACGCAATGACTAAGGCTGCTGAAGTGCGCCTTATAGGTCGTGAATTTGTTGGTGGCGGTTATGTAACCGTTTTAGTACGTGGCGAAACTGGTGCAGTTAATGCTGCTGTTCGTGCTGGCGCTGACGCATGTGAGCGTGTAGGTGATGGACTTGTTGCTGCTCACATTATTGCTCGTCCTCATAGAGAAGTTGAGCCTGCATTGGGCAACGGCAACTTCCTTGGTCAGAAGGACTGAAGTCTAAAGCGCTTTATTTAAGAAAAGCGCGATTTCAAATCCCTACAACGACCTAAAAGGAGTTATTTTATGAGTAAGAAGTATGACGCTGGGGTTAAGGAGTACAGAGACACCTACTGGACTCCCGACTATGTCCCCCTAGATACAGACCTTTTGGCTTGCTTTAAATGCACAGGCCAAGAAGGAGTTCCAAGAGAGGAAGTAGCTGCTGCGGTAGCTGCAGAATCTTCAACAGGTACTTGGTCTACAGTGTGGTCTGAATTGCTAACTGACCTTGAATTTTATAAGGGACGTTGCTATCGCATTGAAGACGTTCCTGGAGATAAGGAATCTTTCTATGCATTTATTGCATATCCACTAGATCTTTTTGAAGAAGGATCAATCACAAATGTGCTGACTTCATTGGTCGGTAATGTTTTTGGATTTAAAGCTTTACGCCATTTGCGTTTAGAAGATATCCGCTTCCCAATGGCCTTCATTAAAACCTGTGGAGGGCCACCTCAAGGAATCGTTGTAGAGCGTGACCGTTTAAATAAGTATGGTCGTCCTCTACTTGGTTGCACTATTAAGCCTAAGCTTGGCTTGTCTGGCAAAAACTATGGACGTGTGGTCTATGAATGCCTTCGAGGTGGATTAGATCTTACAAAAGATGATGAGAACATAAACTCACAGCCCTTCCAGAGATGGAGAGATCGTTTTGAGTTTGTTGCTGAAGCTGTAAAGCTTGCTCAGCAAGAGACTGGTGAAGTTAAAGGCCATTATCTTAATTGTACAGCTACTACTCCTGAAGAGATGTATGAGCGTGCAGAGTTCGCTAAAGAACTTGATATGCCTATTATCATGCATGATTACATTACCGGTGGCTTTACTGCTAACACAGGATTAGCTAATTGGTGTCGTAAGAATGGCATGTTGCTTCATATCCATAGAGCAATGCATGCGGTAATTGACCGTCATCCAAAGCATGGAATTCACTTCCGTGTTCTAGCTAAGTGTTTACGTCTGTCAGGTGGTGATCAACTTCACACTGGAACAGTTGTAGGTAAGTTGGAAGGTGACCGTCAAACAACTCTTGGGTATATCGACAATTTACGTGAATCCTTCGTCCCAGAAGACCGTACTCGCGGTAACTTCTTCGACCAGGATTGGGGCTCTATGCCGGGCGTATTTGCTGTTGCTTCAGGTGGTATCCATGTATGGCATATGCCAGCTTTGCTTGCAATCTTTGGTGACGATTCATGTCTTCAGTTT
Proteins encoded:
- a CDS encoding ferredoxin:protochlorophyllide reductase (ATP-dependent) subunit B, translating into MELTLWTYEGPPHIGAMRIASSMKGVHYVLHAPQGDTYADLLFTMIERRGTRPPVTYTTFQARDLGGDTAELVKGHIHEAVERFKPEALLVGESCTAELIQDQPGSLAKGLGLDLPIVGLELPAYSKKENWGAAETLYQLVRGLLKDIPQETLKQSKTSWKDEGRRPRVNLLGPSLLGFRCRDDVLEIQKILGEHGIDINVIAPLGASPADITRLPKADVNICLYPEIAESTCIWLERNFNIPFTKTIPIGVKATHEFLDELHELLGLELSSSINQNNQSKLPWYSKSVDSNYLTGKRVFIFGDGTHVLAAARIAKEELGFEVVGMGTYSREMARKVRSAAKEHEIEALITNDYLEVEEAIKESAPELVLGTQMERHSAKRLGIPCAVISTPMHVQDVPARYSPQMGWEGANVIFDDWVHPLMMGLEEHLIGMFRHDFEFTDGHQSHLGHLGGHSSTNEVSSQNAPIQELSNKIDSQKALHWTKEGESELAKIPFFVRGKVRRNTEIYAREAGCTEINGETLLDAKAHFAK
- the bchL gene encoding ferredoxin:protochlorophyllide reductase (ATP-dependent) iron-sulfur ATP-binding protein, with product MTTTLTNRSDGEGSVQVKLDPKVKIEEGALVIAVYGKGGIGKSTTSSNLSAAFSKLGKKVLQIGCDPKHDSTFTLTHKMVPTVIDILEEVDFHSEELRPTDFMFEGFNGVQCVESGGPPAGTGCGGYVTGQTVKLLKEHHLLEDTDVVIFDVLGDVVCGGFAAPLQHANYCLIVTANDFDSIFAMNRIVAAINAKAKNYKVRLGGVIANRSAELDQIEKFNERTGLKTMAHFKNVDAIRRSRLKKCTIFEMDAEEEGVLEVQNEYLSLAKKMINDVEPLEAEPLKDREIFDLLGFD
- a CDS encoding lipoate--protein ligase family protein, whose protein sequence is MKHGQIINFSVLNGPFQMASDVMMLENLNRTSDLEISIRFYRWEGNWLSIGHHQKDFPKHWATLVKNRKLNLVRRPSGGGAVLHSGGLTYSLAWKSPPRKRNQAYIKASQWLINSFAELGLNLKFGNTIALPTGNCFSTSSNADLVDKKGLKRIGSAQFWRGGNVLQHGEILLDPPLDLWHDVFNSEPPKAAPQNIPRMDLEKILAKSLCKHWPSINWIQKDFQLNELEEISKNSKAYLVTL
- a CDS encoding site-2 protease family protein yields the protein MEGIEVIKLKGISLKVHPSWFFILIIFTRLSQIQFSRTFEGQLPIWQGWCIGFLISIALLISVVLRELGHSFMALNEGVKVSGITVVSFGGIKRVDKQCSTAMATLRVAIAGPLVNISLGMLFLIFARVGSSFNPVFVELLIRIGIINILLAVVNLLPGLPLDGGVILKSLVWHFTGSQRKGHKAANASARVFSLIVIFIGGLTFTVKGAGFLALCLIIMGWFGFTASRSQDQIMIVQQALSDLSVSEAARKRFRVLDQDQSLKRLSELGLNSSNSKENNLEEWVLLCSSGRWVGYVTSELLMDVPSEYWDQYLLANYKKPLSELPSINDCSPLWKAVLKLDSINKQRLLVFNAAGLPCGTIDKVDLAQIVLKKLGIELPQNLLEMARKNNIYPLGISLSKIVEGMVSSGLIQRTQSQRVTK
- a CDS encoding form I ribulose bisphosphate carboxylase large subunit, encoding MSKKYDAGVKEYRDTYWTPDYVPLDTDLLACFKCTGQEGVPREEVAAAVAAESSTGTWSTVWSELLTDLEFYKGRCYRIEDVPGDKESFYAFIAYPLDLFEEGSITNVLTSLVGNVFGFKALRHLRLEDIRFPMAFIKTCGGPPQGIVVERDRLNKYGRPLLGCTIKPKLGLSGKNYGRVVYECLRGGLDLTKDDENINSQPFQRWRDRFEFVAEAVKLAQQETGEVKGHYLNCTATTPEEMYERAEFAKELDMPIIMHDYITGGFTANTGLANWCRKNGMLLHIHRAMHAVIDRHPKHGIHFRVLAKCLRLSGGDQLHTGTVVGKLEGDRQTTLGYIDNLRESFVPEDRTRGNFFDQDWGSMPGVFAVASGGIHVWHMPALLAIFGDDSCLQFGGGTHGHPWGSAAGAAANRVALEACVKARNAGREIEKESRDILMEAAKHSPELAIALETWKEIKFEFDTVDKLDVQ
- a CDS encoding BMC domain-containing protein, which produces MANETMGIALGMIETRGLVPAIEAADAMTKAAEVRLIGREFVGGGYVTVLVRGETGAVNAAVRAGADACERVGDGLVAAHIIARPHREVEPALGNGNFLGQKD
- a CDS encoding protochlorophyllide reductase, translating into MALFQSAPGTVLITGTTSGVGLYATKALVDLGWKVITANRSPIKAEDAAVKLGLPFRCPNQLQHIYLDLSDLESIRVETKKLLISLEQPLDALVCNAAVYMPRLLKPQRSPQGYELSMATNHFGHFLLIQLLLDNLSDSKRPVWKGRSWGIESSRIVMLGTVTANYTELGGKIPIPAPADLGDLSGFKQGFIDPISMASGKRFKPGKAYKDSKLCNMITIQELDRRYKDSSIVFSSLYPGCVANTKLFRNTPKIFQWLFPLFQRFITGGFVSQTLAGKRVAQVVSNPEFGISGVHWSWGNRQKKNGEQFSQKLSERITDPLTAKNVWELSMKLIDSN
- the psaM gene encoding photosystem I reaction center subunit XII produces the protein METSTTIDLAGLCLVVVMHAGILALRLGISLRKA
- a CDS encoding microcompartment protein: MSALTGFPNDERRLSGSSLVTGSEVGPQAGASCVITTDSEKSLVSRQASHVQQIELRTYVFLDSLQPQLAAYMGTVSQGFLPIPGDACLWMEVSPGMAVHRVTDIALKASNVRLGQMVVERAFGSLALYHRDQSTVLHSGDVVLDAIGSSVDRRTKPQISWTEVIRAITPDHAVLINRQNRRGSMIQSGMSMFILETEPAGYVLMAANEAEKASNITVVDVKGVGAFGRLTLAGKEGDVEEAAAAAMRSIDQINRQ
- a CDS encoding non-canonical purine NTP pyrophosphatase; this translates as MLIKPLLTIASGNPKKVAEIEFMLGPLPLKVQRQPDNFEVEESGSTYLENAILKAKATAKLTNSWTIADDSGLEVDALQGGPGIYSARFAESNEIKVNKLLNELADTPYRSARFCSVMVLCDPEGNHIHDAQGTCWGEILRKPAYPKGEFESIFWVREANCTYGELSQEQLTKLGSRGKAARALAPYLLKTIGLQ
- a CDS encoding ferredoxin:protochlorophyllide reductase (ATP-dependent) subunit N is translated as MSGSTLLKETGPREVFCGLTSIVWLHRRMPDAFFLVVGSRTCAHLIQSAAGVMIFAEPRFGTAILEERDLAGLADAHEELDRVVKNLLKRRPEIRTLFLVGSCPSEVIKIDLSRAAERLNSQFNGQVTVLNYSGSGIETTFTQGEDGALKALVPLLPSSKEEQLLLVGTLANPVEDRLKTIFKRLGIQKIESFPPRQSTQLPSIGPGTKVLLVQPYLTDTARELKNRGAEILQAPFPLGIDGSRLWIEAAANAFKVNQSLVESTLSPLILRAKKALKPYAEKLSGKKLFLLPESQLEIPLARFLNNECGMELIEVGVPYLNREMMQSELELLPDSTRIVEGQHVEKQLDRVRDSNPDLVVCGMGLANPLEAEGISTKWSIEMVFSPIHGIDQASDLAELFARPLHRHNILNPKTLETA